From one Phocaeicola salanitronis DSM 18170 genomic stretch:
- a CDS encoding ATP-binding protein translates to MKFPIGIQSFEKMITEGYCYVDKTDLLYQLVKEGAIYFLSRPRRFGKSLLVSTLKNYFLGKKELFKGLAIEKLETEWREYPVFHIDFNGSNFTVPGTLEDILEGTIKGWEREYGKSQDYTDIGKRFAYVLKQAHEQSGKRCVVLIDEYDKPILDVLDTGIKGEQEEMLLEDRNREVLKGFYSVFKAADDDLQFVLLTGVTKFSQVSVFSGFNQPADISMDIRYEALCGITQEELEHYFAGPISDMADREGISKEEMTGLLKRQYDGYHFSKAMTDIYNPFSLLNAFATQDMQDYWFRSGTPSYLIRLLAHTDENLDELTGKYYDPQEFIDYKANVEKPLPMIYQSGYLTIKDYKPRRGTFLLDFPNNEVKKGFVSLVASDYFKPQRENVNSWIQDLIDALEEGDTDKLHKLFTSFLADIPYTMRRKQDERERERYFHYTFYLIFRLVSVYTVYTEKEQSEGRVDCIVETPDYVYIFEFKLDGSADEALRQIEEKGYARPYASDKRTIYKIGASFSSQTGTIDDWKIQN, encoded by the coding sequence ATGAAATTCCCGATAGGCATACAGAGTTTTGAGAAAATGATAACAGAAGGATACTGTTATGTAGACAAAACGGATTTACTCTACCAACTGGTAAAGGAAGGTGCGATTTATTTCCTCAGCCGTCCCCGCAGGTTCGGGAAAAGCCTGCTTGTATCTACCCTGAAGAATTATTTCTTAGGTAAGAAAGAGCTGTTCAAAGGACTTGCCATCGAGAAACTGGAAACGGAATGGAGGGAATATCCCGTATTCCATATCGACTTCAACGGAAGCAACTTCACCGTTCCGGGTACGTTGGAAGATATACTGGAAGGCACCATAAAAGGTTGGGAACGGGAATACGGAAAGAGCCAGGACTATACGGATATAGGGAAACGCTTTGCATACGTCCTCAAACAAGCTCACGAACAATCGGGTAAACGTTGCGTGGTGTTGATTGACGAATACGACAAGCCTATCTTGGACGTGCTTGATACGGGCATTAAGGGAGAACAGGAGGAAATGCTGTTGGAGGACCGGAACCGGGAAGTGCTGAAAGGATTCTATTCGGTATTCAAGGCTGCGGACGATGACCTGCAGTTCGTCTTGCTCACCGGAGTTACCAAGTTCTCGCAGGTAAGCGTGTTCAGCGGTTTCAACCAGCCTGCCGACATCAGCATGGACATACGCTATGAAGCCCTGTGCGGTATCACCCAGGAAGAACTGGAACACTACTTTGCCGGTCCGATAAGTGATATGGCAGACAGGGAAGGCATATCCAAGGAAGAAATGACCGGTCTGCTCAAACGCCAGTACGACGGATATCATTTCAGTAAAGCCATGACAGATATCTACAATCCTTTCAGCCTGCTCAATGCTTTTGCCACGCAAGACATGCAAGATTACTGGTTCCGTAGCGGTACTCCTTCATACCTCATCCGCCTGCTTGCGCATACCGATGAGAACCTGGATGAACTGACCGGAAAATATTACGACCCGCAGGAGTTTATTGACTATAAGGCAAACGTAGAAAAACCTTTGCCGATGATTTACCAGAGCGGATACCTTACCATTAAGGACTATAAACCACGCCGAGGTACATTCCTGCTCGACTTCCCCAACAATGAAGTGAAGAAAGGATTTGTATCGTTGGTAGCTTCCGATTATTTCAAGCCCCAACGGGAAAATGTAAACAGTTGGATACAAGACCTTATCGATGCGCTGGAGGAAGGTGATACAGACAAGCTGCATAAGCTGTTCACCTCGTTCCTTGCCGACATTCCCTATACCATGCGTCGCAAGCAGGACGAGAGGGAAAGGGAGCGTTATTTCCACTATACGTTCTACCTGATATTCCGCCTAGTCAGCGTCTACACGGTCTATACCGAAAAGGAACAGAGCGAAGGACGGGTGGACTGCATCGTAGAGACACCCGATTACGTCTATATTTTCGAATTTAAGCTGGACGGTTCGGCAGATGAGGCATTACGCCAAATCGAAGAAAAAGGCTACGCACGCCCGTATGCTTCCGACAAGCGGACGATCTATAAAATAGGTGCCAGCTTCTCCTCGCAGACCGGAACCATTGACGACTGGAAGATTCAAAACTAA
- a CDS encoding diaminopimelate dehydrogenase produces the protein MKKIRAAVVGYGNIGKFTLEALEAAPDFEVAGIVRRHGAENKPAELANYEVVKDIKELKDVDVAILATPTRSVEQYAKEILALGINTVDSFDIHTQISDLRRTLGEVAKANNTVSVISAGWDPGSDSVVRTLLEAIAPKGITYTNFGPGRSMGHSVAVRAIAGVKDALSMTIPVGTGIHRRMVYVELEEGADFKQVEAAIKADPYFVNDETHVKQVACVDDLNDVGHGVNLVRKGVSGKTHNQLFEFDMKINNPALTAQVLVCVARASMRQQPGCYTMIEIPVVDLLPGDRDEWVAHLV, from the coding sequence ATGAAGAAAATTAGAGCAGCCGTAGTGGGTTACGGTAATATCGGAAAATTTACGCTGGAAGCGCTGGAAGCGGCTCCCGATTTCGAAGTGGCAGGTATCGTGCGCCGTCATGGGGCGGAAAACAAGCCTGCCGAGTTGGCAAACTATGAAGTGGTGAAAGACATCAAAGAACTGAAAGACGTGGATGTTGCCATTCTTGCCACTCCGACGCGCAGCGTAGAGCAGTACGCCAAAGAAATCCTCGCACTCGGTATCAACACCGTGGACAGCTTTGATATCCATACACAAATCAGCGACTTGCGCCGTACATTGGGCGAAGTGGCTAAGGCAAACAATACCGTATCGGTTATTTCGGCAGGCTGGGACCCGGGAAGTGACTCGGTAGTACGTACCTTGCTGGAAGCCATTGCTCCAAAAGGCATCACCTATACCAACTTCGGTCCGGGCCGCAGCATGGGTCACTCTGTAGCTGTGCGCGCGATTGCCGGTGTGAAAGATGCGTTGTCGATGACTATTCCCGTAGGTACGGGCATTCATCGCCGTATGGTATATGTAGAGCTGGAAGAGGGTGCCGATTTCAAGCAGGTAGAAGCAGCTATCAAAGCTGACCCGTATTTCGTGAATGACGAAACGCACGTGAAACAAGTCGCTTGTGTGGACGACCTGAACGATGTAGGCCACGGTGTGAACTTGGTTCGCAAAGGTGTATCGGGCAAGACTCATAACCAATTGTTCGAATTTGATATGAAAATCAACAATCCGGCTCTGACTGCCCAAGTACTGGTATGCGTAGCCCGCGCCTCGATGCGTCAGCAACCGGGATGCTACACAATGATTGAGATTCCGGTAGTAGACCTCCTTCCGGGCGACCGTGATGAATGGGTGGCACATCTGGTATAA